In one window of Neofelis nebulosa isolate mNeoNeb1 chromosome 15, mNeoNeb1.pri, whole genome shotgun sequence DNA:
- the LOC131496427 gene encoding LOW QUALITY PROTEIN: vesicle transport protein GOT1B-like (The sequence of the model RefSeq protein was modified relative to this genomic sequence to represent the inferred CDS: deleted 2 bases in 2 codons) yields MWWFLPGLLPGASLDFASRPGHPEVLLQLLSPLAAMISLPDTQRIGVGLTGYGVFFLFFGMILLFDKALLAIGNVLFVTSLAFAIGLQRTFRVFFQKHNMKATRFFLGGIFVVLVGWPFVGMIFEIYDFFLVFRGFFPMVTGFIRRVPVLGFLLNLHGIRSFVDKVGESNNMVERQVNWGFI; encoded by the exons ATGTGGTGGTTCTTGCCTGGGCTGCTTCCTGGCGCTTCTCTTGACTTTGCTTCACGCCCTGGGCACCCCGAGGTTCTTTTGCAACTGCTCTCACCATTGGCAGCCATGATCTCCTTACCGGACACCCAGAGAATTGGAGTGGGATTAACAGGATATGGagtatttttcctgttctttggaATGATTCTCTTATTTGACAAAGCACTACTGGCTattggaaatgttttatttgtgaCTAGCTTGGCTTTTGCAATTGGTTTACAAAGAACATTCAGAGTCTTCTTCCAAAAACATAACATGAAAGCTACAAGATTTTTCCTGGGTGGTATATTTGTTGTCCTTGTTGGTTGGCCCTTC GTAGGCATgatctttgaaatttat gatttttttcttgttttcagggGCTTCTTTCCTATGGTCACTGGCTTTATTAGAAGAGTGCCAGTCCTTGGGTTCCTCTTGAATTTACATGGAATTAGATCATTTGTTGATAAAGTTGGAGAAAGCAACAATATGGTAGAAAGACAAGTGAATTGgggattcatttaa